One genomic window of Citrobacter sp. Marseille-Q6884 includes the following:
- a CDS encoding calcium-binding protein: protein MGGPDPLGPPADARSPIILDLDGDGIETTSSQNYTFFDHDGNGFAENTGWVGKDDGLLVLDRNDDGSIDTGGELFGNNTRLINGKLAQNGYEALKELDENRDGLINNLDSAWQQLKVWQDKNGNGLVDESELLSLDEVSVAEITTGYQSSDYVDAQGNAHKQTSTITMDDGSVHNSADVWFNINNGITTYDMNVVISKEILELPYIRGFGNMPDLYTAMTHNPELQALAERYVADPGSAESNALLDEIVFIWAGVSDVPVNSRGEDIDARHLAAIEVAAGVKYKNRVNGSVNPYREAASLLEVEYDNFVAYIEASLLAQTLYAEEFSLIKLAPNAEKNGLTLNFDAFESRLAELKKTDYEHFMRISEVFNNKFVYVPQFNDVRERIGISENITVGTDNIDSLYGNDNADYLWGGAGDDSLSSGSGNDVLVGGTGNDYMRGDYGSDTYLFSAGDGQDRIVEKYSFDNDFDRLIFGEGLLAENAILQRSGDNLLISFRDSADSVTLDSYFFCEGRRYRVEEIVFADGTVWNIETVKAMLIAGTDEAQTLVAYSPGTEIHGAGGDDYLKGDTGADRLYGDEGNDKLKGNGGNDLLVGGTGNDYLEGYSGSDTYLFNVGDGQDRIVEKFTDSDDVDRLLLGEGISQENILLRRSGKDLVVTFRDSPDTVTLDDFFYIENKRYRVDEIVFADGTVWDTQKMKEMALVGTESAETLQSYSGGNEIHGAGGNDTLKGNAGVDKLYGDEGNDTLTGDSSNDELHGGAGNDLLDAGTGDDLLAGGAGNDNQKGASGSDTYLFNVGDGQDIITEGSSNNGDVDTLRFGEGLLAENAILQRSGNNLVISFKGSDDLVTIINYASSVNNQVEQIIFADGTAWDVAAVESILLAGSEDDQKLVAFGAGSEIHAAGGNDTLTGSDAADKLYGDDGDDRLTGGSSDDELHGGAGNDVLNAGSWNDVLEGGAGNDRLYGDTGSDTYLFNAGDGQDTITEGSSNSGNIDTLRFGEGLLAENVILTRSGGSLVITFNDSPDQVTITNYITSPKHQVEEIIFADGTVWDVATVERMLQTGSDKDEAFLAFSTGSEIHGAGGSDTLTGSDAADKLYGDDGDDRLTGGSSDDELHGGAGNDVLNAGSWNDVLEGGAGNDRLYGDTGSDTYLFNAGDGQDTITEGSSNSGNIDTLRFGEGLQAENAIVQRKGNNLVITFAESTDSVTISDFFYSARYQVEHITFADGTDWQPQDILNHTVDNIPLPISDPADTPVPLQRVREQMAAFMASDDGDEESTMGNMPVLSTSRTSPHSLMHM, encoded by the coding sequence ATGGGAGGCCCCGATCCCCTTGGTCCACCTGCCGATGCCAGAAGTCCAATCATCCTTGATCTTGATGGCGATGGCATTGAGACAACATCATCGCAGAACTACACCTTTTTTGACCATGATGGCAATGGCTTTGCCGAAAATACAGGATGGGTGGGGAAAGATGACGGATTACTGGTACTGGATAGAAATGATGACGGGAGTATTGACACCGGTGGTGAGCTCTTTGGCAACAATACACGGCTAATAAACGGTAAGCTGGCGCAAAATGGTTATGAGGCCCTAAAAGAACTGGATGAAAACAGGGACGGTCTGATAAACAATCTTGATTCAGCCTGGCAGCAGTTAAAAGTCTGGCAGGATAAAAATGGCAATGGCCTGGTTGATGAGAGCGAATTGCTTTCACTCGATGAAGTCAGCGTGGCGGAAATAACGACAGGATACCAGTCATCCGATTATGTCGACGCGCAGGGAAATGCGCATAAGCAGACAAGTACCATTACTATGGATGATGGTTCTGTACATAATTCGGCGGATGTCTGGTTTAACATAAATAACGGCATTACAACGTATGATATGAATGTCGTGATTTCAAAAGAAATTCTTGAACTCCCTTATATCCGTGGCTTCGGCAATATGCCGGATTTATATACTGCCATGACCCATAACCCTGAACTTCAGGCACTCGCTGAACGTTACGTCGCAGACCCGGGAAGCGCAGAGTCGAACGCATTACTCGATGAAATCGTCTTTATCTGGGCTGGTGTTTCCGACGTGCCAGTAAATAGCAGAGGTGAAGATATTGATGCCAGACATCTGGCCGCAATTGAAGTGGCTGCAGGAGTGAAATATAAAAACAGAGTTAACGGATCCGTTAACCCTTATCGAGAGGCTGCATCGCTACTTGAAGTAGAATATGATAACTTTGTGGCTTATATTGAAGCCAGTTTGCTGGCTCAAACGCTTTATGCTGAAGAATTTTCCCTGATTAAACTCGCCCCGAATGCAGAGAAGAATGGTTTAACACTTAATTTTGATGCCTTTGAGTCTCGTCTTGCAGAACTGAAGAAAACTGACTACGAACATTTTATGCGAATCTCTGAAGTTTTCAATAATAAATTCGTTTATGTCCCTCAATTTAATGACGTACGTGAGCGTATTGGTATTTCAGAAAACATCACCGTTGGTACCGATAATATTGATTCCCTGTATGGTAATGATAATGCTGATTATCTATGGGGCGGTGCCGGTGACGATAGTCTGAGTAGTGGAAGTGGTAATGATGTCCTGGTAGGTGGAACGGGCAACGATTATATGAGGGGAGATTACGGCAGCGACACTTACCTTTTTAGCGCAGGTGACGGGCAAGATCGCATTGTTGAAAAGTACAGTTTCGATAATGACTTTGATCGGCTTATTTTTGGTGAAGGCTTACTGGCAGAGAATGCCATTCTGCAACGCAGCGGCGACAATCTGTTAATCAGTTTCCGTGACAGTGCGGACAGCGTGACCCTCGATAGTTATTTCTTCTGCGAAGGAAGACGCTACCGGGTGGAAGAAATAGTATTTGCCGACGGGACTGTCTGGAATATTGAAACTGTAAAAGCGATGCTGATTGCCGGTACGGATGAGGCACAGACGCTGGTGGCCTACTCGCCTGGTACCGAGATTCATGGTGCGGGCGGTGATGACTACCTGAAAGGGGATACAGGGGCAGATCGCCTTTACGGTGATGAAGGCAACGATAAACTGAAGGGTAATGGTGGCAATGATCTGCTGGTTGGCGGCACAGGTAATGATTATCTGGAGGGATACTCCGGGAGTGATACCTACCTGTTTAATGTCGGTGATGGTCAGGACCGGATAGTCGAAAAGTTCACCGACAGTGATGACGTTGACCGGCTGCTGCTTGGTGAGGGCATTTCGCAGGAAAATATCCTCCTGCGTCGTAGCGGTAAAGATCTGGTGGTGACCTTCCGTGACAGTCCGGACACTGTAACACTGGATGATTTTTTCTATATAGAAAACAAACGTTACCGGGTGGACGAGATCGTTTTTGCCGACGGTACCGTCTGGGATACCCAGAAGATGAAAGAGATGGCGCTTGTTGGAACAGAGTCAGCCGAGACGCTGCAGTCCTACTCAGGAGGCAATGAAATTCATGGTGCTGGTGGTAATGACACCCTGAAAGGTAACGCCGGAGTAGATAAGCTGTATGGCGATGAAGGCAACGATACGCTGACGGGCGACAGCAGTAATGATGAACTGCACGGTGGCGCGGGAAACGATCTTCTGGACGCAGGAACTGGCGACGACCTGCTGGCTGGTGGAGCCGGGAACGATAACCAGAAAGGTGCCTCTGGCAGCGATACCTACCTTTTTAACGTCGGCGATGGTCAGGATATCATCACCGAAGGCAGCAGTAACAACGGTGACGTTGATACCCTGCGTTTTGGCGAAGGCCTGCTGGCAGAAAATGCCATCCTGCAGCGTAGCGGTAATAATCTGGTGATTAGCTTTAAAGGCAGCGATGACCTGGTGACCATTATCAATTATGCCTCTTCCGTTAATAACCAAGTCGAGCAGATTATTTTTGCCGACGGTACTGCCTGGGATGTTGCCGCGGTTGAAAGCATATTGCTGGCCGGGAGCGAAGACGATCAAAAACTGGTGGCCTTCGGCGCAGGCAGTGAAATCCACGCTGCTGGTGGCAATGACACCCTGACGGGCAGTGATGCTGCAGACAAACTCTACGGTGATGATGGCGACGACAGGCTGACAGGTGGCTCAAGTGATGATGAGTTACATGGCGGTGCGGGTAATGATGTTCTGAATGCAGGCTCCTGGAATGATGTACTGGAAGGCGGCGCGGGTAACGACAGGTTGTACGGCGATACGGGAAGTGACACCTATCTCTTCAACGCCGGCGATGGACAGGACACCATCACCGAAGGCAGTAGCAACAGCGGCAACATTGATACCCTGCGGTTTGGCGAAGGTCTGCTGGCTGAAAACGTCATTTTGACGCGTAGCGGCGGTAGCCTGGTGATCACGTTTAATGACAGCCCGGATCAGGTGACTATCACAAATTACATAACGTCCCCTAAACACCAGGTTGAGGAGATCATCTTTGCTGACGGTACTGTCTGGGATGTTGCCACGGTTGAGCGCATGTTGCAGACCGGGTCTGATAAAGATGAGGCGTTCCTGGCCTTCAGTACTGGTAGTGAAATTCACGGCGCTGGTGGCAGTGACACCCTGACGGGCAGTGATGCTGCAGACAAACTCTACGGTGATGATGGCGACGATAGGCTGACAGGTGGCTCAAGTGATGATGAGTTACATGGCGGTGCGGGTAATGATGTTCTGAATGCAGGCTCCTGGAATGATGTACTGGAAGGCGGCGCGGGTAACGACAGGTTGTACGGGGATACGGGAAGTGACACCTATCTCTTCAACGCCGGTGATGGTCAGGACACCATCACTGAAGGCAGCAGCAACAGCGGCAACATTGATACCCTGCGTTTTGGCGAAGGTCTGCAGGCAGAAAACGCCATCGTGCAGCGCAAAGGCAACAATCTGGTCATCACTTTCGCGGAAAGTACAGACAGCGTCACGATAAGCGATTTCTTCTATTCAGCAAGATATCAGGTTGAGCACATCACCTTTGCCGACGGTACTGACTGGCAGCCGCAGGATATTCTGAACCATACCGTGGATAACATCCCGCTCCCTATCTCCGACCCGGCCGATACTCCCGTGCCGTTACAACGTGTGCGTGAGCAGATGGCGGCTTTTATGGCGAGCGACGATGGTGATGAAGAGAGCACGATGGGGAATATGCCTGTGCTTTCAACTTCCCGGACGTCACCCCATTCATTGATGCATATGTAA